In the genome of Armatimonadota bacterium, one region contains:
- a CDS encoding AAA family ATPase translates to MKSAMVPERPHFGQTAGLAGTIGAVTGQVQSLTVEGFRSIRGLEIRFGNVNLITGPNGCGKSNLFNAFRLLKSAVEGRLAQSLADEGGLDSVLWAGPRSSGPVRLKLSVVTDPFEYTLELGLRPASELPLFPLDPQIKSEVVKLAGRVMVDRKSSVATMRGLAGDSELRTDLVDSESVFAQVRDPEKYGYLYLFRESVERWTFYHEFRTDKDSPVRRPALATFSPRLHEDGSNLGPAMYVTSERGEGDTLWPILRAAFPTMSLTATPESLVVHSDGIERAMSGRELSDGTLKFLCLAAACFPFRPSPLIAFNEPETSLNPSVLAPLADMFAHASQYSQLWITTHSEELTKHLVDRLACKPIRLDKTDGETVLEGRSLRRGQVFDE, encoded by the coding sequence ATGAAGTCGGCCATGGTACCGGAGCGGCCGCACTTCGGTCAAACGGCGGGCCTGGCCGGTACTATCGGTGCCGTGACGGGCCAGGTGCAGTCCCTGACGGTCGAAGGCTTCCGCTCGATCCGGGGCCTTGAAATCCGGTTCGGGAACGTCAACCTCATCACAGGCCCGAACGGTTGTGGGAAGAGCAACCTCTTCAATGCGTTCCGGCTCCTGAAAAGCGCGGTCGAGGGTCGCCTCGCACAGTCCCTTGCCGACGAAGGCGGCCTCGATTCGGTGCTTTGGGCCGGCCCTCGCAGCTCGGGGCCCGTGAGGCTGAAGTTGTCCGTGGTGACGGACCCCTTCGAATACACGCTCGAGTTGGGCCTCCGTCCTGCTTCGGAACTCCCTTTGTTCCCGCTCGACCCTCAGATCAAGTCCGAAGTCGTCAAGCTGGCCGGAAGGGTCATGGTCGACCGCAAGTCGTCCGTCGCCACCATGCGGGGCCTTGCCGGGGACAGCGAGCTCCGGACCGATTTGGTGGACTCCGAGTCCGTCTTCGCCCAGGTGCGCGACCCCGAGAAGTACGGCTACCTCTACCTGTTCCGCGAATCCGTGGAGCGCTGGACGTTCTATCACGAGTTCCGGACCGACAAAGACTCGCCCGTCCGCCGTCCGGCCTTGGCCACGTTCTCGCCCCGTCTCCACGAGGACGGCTCGAACCTTGGACCGGCGATGTACGTGACGTCGGAACGGGGAGAAGGGGACACGTTGTGGCCGATCCTTCGGGCCGCCTTCCCCACCATGTCCTTGACGGCCACGCCTGAGAGCCTCGTCGTCCACAGCGACGGTATCGAGCGGGCGATGTCCGGCCGCGAACTCTCGGACGGGACGCTGAAGTTCCTGTGTCTTGCCGCGGCCTGTTTCCCGTTCCGGCCGTCACCTCTCATCGCGTTCAACGAGCCTGAGACCAGCCTGAACCCCTCGGTCTTGGCGCCCCTGGCCGACATGTTCGCCCACGCTTCTCAGTACAGCCAACTTTGGATCACGACGCATTCAGAAGAGTTGACGAAGCACTTGGTCGACCGGCTGGCCTGCAAGCCGATCCGTCTTGACAAAACCGATGGCGAAACGGTCTTGGAGGGACGTTCCCTCAGGCGCGGCCAAGTCTTCGACGAGTGA
- a CDS encoding aminotransferase class III-fold pyridoxal phosphate-dependent enzyme produces MPGPVSARMLDELGRYVVCDPQPFAVDLANCEGMWLATVDGRRLFDWAGYYGSKLIGHNHPGLYDPDYTERLVRAANNKVANPDFLTQECLDYYRTVHRLAPEVMRNPDLEVYVVNSGAEAVENMMKYMVSRFNSKRLAEGRSATNRRFVYFDKAFHGRTVFALGVTQTLDPVATKDFHGLTAGGNIRLPFPSIDTDKSEAENLRTTQNCLEMAETVVAQMADEIVGIIVEPIQGAGGQRVGYPSFFRGLSDIAHKYGVYLAFDEVQTGLGPTGKVFAIDHFDLPRPPLAVASGKKFGAGVVYMHEPLQEIGVLDSTWGGTLADMVRVVREIEIVESEGLVARAESTGAVIVEALKGLRDKHRAVMSNVRGMGLYQGFSLDSNARKSALVRVAREEHDLLLLGGGERSIRLRPNLSVTVADVGLLAGKLDAALTSVS; encoded by the coding sequence ATGCCTGGACCTGTGTCCGCTAGGATGTTGGACGAACTTGGGCGGTACGTCGTTTGTGACCCGCAGCCCTTCGCCGTCGACCTTGCGAATTGCGAAGGCATGTGGCTGGCGACCGTCGACGGCCGCCGGTTGTTCGACTGGGCGGGATACTACGGCTCCAAACTGATCGGTCACAACCACCCCGGGCTGTACGACCCGGACTACACCGAGAGGCTCGTCCGGGCCGCCAACAACAAGGTCGCGAACCCCGACTTCTTGACCCAAGAATGCCTGGACTATTACCGGACGGTCCATCGCCTCGCACCCGAAGTCATGAGGAACCCTGATCTTGAGGTGTACGTAGTGAATTCGGGAGCGGAAGCGGTCGAGAACATGATGAAGTACATGGTCAGCCGCTTCAACTCCAAGCGGCTCGCCGAAGGACGGTCGGCCACGAACCGCCGCTTCGTCTACTTCGACAAGGCGTTCCACGGACGGACGGTGTTCGCGCTCGGCGTCACGCAGACCCTGGACCCGGTGGCGACGAAGGACTTCCACGGCCTTACTGCCGGTGGGAACATCCGGCTGCCGTTCCCGTCGATCGACACCGACAAGAGCGAAGCCGAGAACCTACGGACGACCCAGAACTGCCTGGAGATGGCCGAGACGGTCGTCGCCCAAATGGCGGACGAGATCGTCGGCATCATCGTCGAACCGATCCAAGGCGCAGGTGGTCAACGCGTGGGCTACCCCAGCTTCTTCCGGGGACTCAGCGACATCGCCCACAAGTACGGCGTCTACTTGGCGTTCGACGAAGTCCAGACCGGGCTCGGCCCGACAGGAAAGGTCTTCGCGATCGACCATTTCGACCTGCCTCGTCCGCCGCTCGCCGTCGCGAGCGGAAAGAAGTTCGGCGCCGGTGTCGTCTACATGCACGAGCCGCTTCAAGAGATCGGCGTCCTCGACTCCACCTGGGGCGGGACCCTGGCCGATATGGTGCGCGTCGTCCGGGAGATCGAGATCGTCGAGAGCGAGGGGTTGGTCGCAAGGGCCGAGTCCACGGGAGCCGTGATCGTCGAGGCGCTCAAAGGTCTCCGGGACAAGCACCGGGCCGTCATGTCCAACGTCCGCGGCATGGGACTGTACCAAGGGTTCTCGCTCGACTCCAACGCAAGAAAGTCCGCACTTGTCCGGGTCGCAAGGGAAGAGCACGACCTTCTTCTTCTCGGGGGCGGAGAGCGGTCGATCCGACTGCGGCCGAACCTCAGCGTGACCGTGGCCGACGTCGGTCTGCTGGCCGGGAAACTCGACGCGGCCCTGACCAGCGTGTCCTGA
- a CDS encoding M20/M25/M40 family metallo-hydrolase, whose translation MINEQRLVSLFQELVLIDAPALQERAVVDATRKTLESIGLDVWEDDAGAKIGGNANNLIAVLRGNRPGAPKVFLSAHFDTVEPTAGLVVQERDGTFYSSGDTILGADDKAGMAPAIEAVRCLIETGAEHGDVYLLFSCAEEIGLLGAAALDIESLGLDFGYVLDTGPPVGTFVTRTATHDKIDFLIKGKPAHAGKDPEHGINAISVLADAVSGLKVGRIGPETTSNLGIVEGGTAVNVVCPFVKVKGEARSTSVAELDACVEEMIKAFRSAGEKWGASVEVDHERHYDAYSLPDSSKVVQVAQRAARNLGHSGDLRTTLGGSDANVYNRKGVPTAVVGTGMEYIHTHDERVSRADLVATARLAYELVVEAARD comes from the coding sequence ATGATCAACGAACAACGCCTCGTATCGCTCTTTCAAGAGCTGGTGCTCATCGACGCCCCTGCGCTCCAAGAGCGGGCCGTCGTCGACGCGACCCGCAAGACCCTCGAGTCGATCGGACTCGATGTCTGGGAAGACGACGCGGGAGCCAAGATCGGCGGAAACGCGAACAACCTGATCGCGGTCTTAAGAGGGAACAGGCCGGGGGCGCCTAAGGTCTTTCTGAGCGCACACTTCGATACGGTCGAGCCGACCGCCGGCCTCGTCGTCCAGGAGCGGGACGGGACGTTCTATTCGTCCGGCGACACGATCCTCGGCGCCGACGATAAGGCGGGCATGGCCCCTGCGATCGAAGCGGTCCGCTGTCTCATCGAGACGGGAGCAGAACACGGAGACGTGTACCTGTTGTTCTCGTGCGCGGAAGAGATCGGATTGCTGGGTGCGGCCGCCTTGGACATCGAGAGTCTCGGCCTCGACTTCGGCTACGTCTTGGACACCGGGCCTCCCGTCGGCACCTTCGTCACGCGCACTGCGACGCACGACAAGATCGACTTCCTGATCAAGGGGAAGCCGGCCCATGCCGGCAAAGACCCGGAGCACGGTATCAACGCGATCAGCGTCCTCGCCGACGCCGTGTCCGGTCTCAAAGTCGGCCGCATCGGCCCCGAGACGACGTCCAACCTTGGGATCGTCGAAGGCGGTACGGCCGTCAACGTCGTCTGTCCTTTCGTGAAGGTCAAAGGCGAAGCCCGCTCGACGTCCGTCGCCGAACTCGACGCGTGCGTCGAAGAGATGATCAAGGCCTTTCGTTCTGCAGGCGAGAAATGGGGCGCTTCCGTCGAAGTCGACCACGAGCGCCATTACGACGCGTACAGCCTTCCGGACTCCTCGAAAGTCGTCCAAGTCGCCCAACGGGCCGCACGGAACCTCGGCCACTCCGGCGACTTGCGGACGACGTTAGGCGGAAGCGACGCCAACGTCTACAACCGCAAAGGCGTTCCGACCGCCGTCGTCGGGACAGGCATGGAGTACATCCATACCCACGATGAGCGGGTTTCGCGGGCCGATCTCGTCGCGACGGCCCGGTTGGCGTACGAATTAGTCGTCGAAGCCGCCCGGGACTGA
- a CDS encoding family 10 glycosylhydrolase, translating into MQTRGLWCGASDCGTSRSEVAEFAARVADAGFNLLLPELKGGHGLLRYPSKLFPQAVEKPYDELDLPAHLLEECRKRGIELHVWFIDFFEGENGPAVTARPEWAALDARGRPTNEEMLRGERFTGLWMCPGRRPGYTDQWLVPLYREFAERYDFDAVHHDYVRYPGDLAPDQYCFCDACLDDLPRWAGYVNQAFPEEPFDHDLYDREYLEAHWEQSPRVLPASWAKLNRTEKSRFLLEGSFFRYGRADLDTFFYQYRKEAVRDFVRLSHEAVTAARPQMGVSAAVFKNPVHSGRFIGQDWREFVPWVDTMIPMDYRDHFPGTFDHYLGLLAEAIDRQKLWSAGCRRYLTGFALWSLIRGVEDESKRGDHMVETIRLIAENNADGCCIFCAGDLSRYGLWERAAAALR; encoded by the coding sequence ATGCAGACACGAGGATTGTGGTGCGGGGCGTCCGATTGTGGGACGTCCCGTAGCGAGGTCGCCGAGTTCGCCGCCCGCGTCGCCGATGCCGGATTCAACCTCCTCCTTCCGGAGTTGAAAGGCGGTCACGGACTCCTCCGCTACCCGTCCAAGCTCTTCCCACAAGCGGTCGAGAAGCCCTATGACGAACTCGACCTACCTGCCCACCTTTTGGAGGAATGCCGGAAGCGGGGGATCGAGCTCCACGTATGGTTCATCGATTTCTTTGAAGGCGAGAACGGACCGGCGGTCACGGCGCGCCCGGAGTGGGCCGCCCTGGACGCCCGTGGTCGTCCCACGAACGAGGAAATGCTTCGGGGTGAGCGGTTCACGGGACTCTGGATGTGCCCTGGCCGCCGTCCGGGCTACACCGACCAGTGGCTCGTTCCCTTGTACCGCGAGTTCGCAGAACGCTACGATTTCGACGCCGTCCACCACGACTATGTGCGGTATCCGGGCGACCTGGCTCCGGACCAGTATTGCTTCTGCGACGCGTGTCTCGACGACCTTCCTCGCTGGGCGGGCTACGTCAACCAGGCGTTCCCCGAAGAGCCGTTCGACCACGACCTCTATGACCGGGAGTATCTCGAAGCCCACTGGGAGCAGTCGCCCCGCGTCCTTCCCGCGTCTTGGGCAAAACTGAACCGGACTGAAAAGTCGCGGTTCTTGCTCGAAGGTTCGTTCTTCCGCTACGGACGGGCCGACTTGGACACGTTCTTCTATCAGTACCGGAAGGAGGCCGTCCGCGATTTCGTCAGACTTTCGCACGAGGCCGTGACCGCGGCCCGCCCCCAAATGGGCGTGTCGGCCGCCGTCTTCAAGAACCCGGTCCACAGCGGACGCTTTATCGGGCAGGACTGGAGGGAGTTCGTTCCTTGGGTCGACACCATGATCCCCATGGACTACCGCGATCATTTTCCAGGCACCTTCGACCACTACCTCGGATTGCTCGCCGAGGCGATCGACCGACAAAAGCTTTGGTCGGCAGGGTGCCGTCGCTACCTGACAGGTTTCGCCCTTTGGTCCCTGATCCGGGGCGTCGAAGACGAGTCGAAGCGGGGAGACCATATGGTGGAAACGATCCGGTTGATCGCCGAGAACAACGCTGACGGGTGCTGTATCTTCTGTGCAGGCGACTTGTCCCGCTATGGACTTTGGGAGCGCGCTGCGGCCGCCCTCCGGTAG
- a CDS encoding (2Fe-2S)-binding protein, whose translation MPVHKVTVEGFGTFEVEGGTKLVLAMERNGVDVSHRCGGNARCTTCRVRFLSEEPPMGQKEQDCLEEDGVLGEFRLSCQSRVDRDMNVAVLMRASEQGWDPGIEVED comes from the coding sequence ATGCCGGTACACAAGGTCACAGTCGAAGGGTTCGGGACGTTCGAGGTCGAAGGAGGCACGAAACTCGTCCTGGCGATGGAACGCAACGGCGTGGACGTCAGCCACCGGTGCGGAGGCAACGCCCGGTGTACGACGTGCCGTGTCCGTTTTCTTTCGGAAGAACCTCCGATGGGTCAGAAAGAGCAAGATTGTCTCGAAGAGGACGGCGTCTTGGGCGAGTTCCGACTGAGCTGCCAAAGCCGCGTCGACCGCGACATGAACGTCGCCGTCCTGATGCGGGCCAGCGAGCAAGGTTGGGATCCAGGGATCGAAGTCGAAGACTGA
- a CDS encoding winged helix DNA-binding domain-containing protein, producing the protein MELQKLRAWWAHKQALDGSLMGSPPETVLEKTGWSRSVGGANPYLALWARCGCSREEVDRSVAALRLHELPSARGCTYVLPSSHFAIGLSAGQGFGEEAAIGTAVRHLGATMEELQALQASVLGALKDGPLDPVGLKARLGDQVRNFGPEGKKRGITTSLPLALGKLQASGEIRRVPLTGRIDGQRYAYALWASGPRPSLDGRPDALKRLATEYFEWTGPARFKEFQWFSGLGVQASKDAVAGLDLVDVGDGLLLHRHDLKAFQGFEAPQAPTCVFVGPIDNVSHLRAGLADLIDPADGDLAVMGAKSSEKLSSVTELSNHAIYDRGRLIGVWDFDPSSQELVYAAWSGDRDFVAHRAQETRAFVAGQIGDARTFSLDSPVSRKHRIEGIKALRAELTPS; encoded by the coding sequence ATGGAACTGCAAAAGTTGCGGGCTTGGTGGGCGCACAAGCAGGCACTGGACGGTTCGCTCATGGGAAGTCCGCCGGAGACCGTCTTGGAGAAGACCGGTTGGTCGCGCTCCGTCGGGGGCGCCAACCCGTACCTGGCTCTCTGGGCCCGGTGCGGCTGTAGCCGCGAAGAGGTCGATCGGTCCGTGGCCGCGCTCCGGCTCCATGAACTCCCGAGCGCGCGAGGATGCACGTACGTCCTTCCCTCGTCGCACTTCGCGATCGGACTTTCGGCAGGTCAAGGCTTCGGCGAGGAGGCAGCGATCGGAACGGCGGTCCGGCACTTGGGAGCGACAATGGAGGAACTGCAGGCGCTCCAAGCGTCCGTCCTCGGGGCCTTGAAGGACGGTCCGCTCGACCCCGTCGGGCTCAAGGCGAGACTTGGAGACCAAGTCCGGAACTTTGGGCCGGAAGGCAAGAAGCGCGGGATCACGACAAGCCTGCCTCTGGCGCTCGGAAAACTCCAGGCGTCGGGCGAGATCCGAAGGGTCCCGCTCACCGGAAGGATCGACGGTCAACGCTACGCCTACGCTCTTTGGGCGTCCGGGCCGCGCCCTTCACTTGACGGCCGGCCGGACGCATTGAAGCGACTCGCTACGGAGTACTTCGAGTGGACAGGGCCGGCAAGGTTCAAGGAGTTCCAGTGGTTCTCGGGTCTCGGGGTCCAGGCGTCCAAGGACGCCGTAGCAGGACTCGACCTTGTCGACGTCGGAGACGGCCTGCTCCTTCACCGTCATGACTTGAAGGCCTTCCAAGGGTTCGAGGCGCCCCAGGCTCCGACCTGCGTGTTCGTCGGGCCGATCGACAACGTCTCGCACCTACGCGCCGGGCTGGCCGATTTGATCGATCCGGCCGACGGCGATCTTGCGGTCATGGGTGCGAAGTCCTCCGAAAAGCTCTCGAGTGTGACCGAACTCTCGAACCACGCCATCTACGATCGGGGCCGATTGATCGGCGTGTGGGATTTCGACCCGTCGTCTCAAGAGCTCGTCTACGCCGCGTGGTCGGGCGACCGAGACTTTGTCGCCCACCGTGCGCAAGAGACCAGGGCCTTCGTCGCCGGCCAGATCGGTGACGCCCGGACTTTCAGCCTTGACAGTCCTGTCAGCCGGAAACACAGGATCGAGGGTATCAAGGCTCTGCGAGCGGAACTGACTCCCTCATAA
- a CDS encoding amidohydrolase has protein sequence MSDLRARIAADHDYLSDFRRDLHRHPELMYQETRTSRRVCEELDKAEIQYVKGLAGGTGVLAYLPATEPGGQTVALRADMDALPIHEETGLDYASTVPGKMHACGHDGHTTVLLGAARALKDEPVRRNDVLFLFQPAEEGGAGADRMISDGVLDGRLVGKRVDVVYGHHGNPWIGAGDFSVRNGPMMAATDEFRVTIAGKGGHAAMPHRTVDPVMALVQVVGALQTVASRNVSPLDAIVFSVTVLEAGHAHNVIPETAVFAGTMRTLLPETRELGERRFEEIVTGVAQAMGCTCEIEWRVGYPVTANDPWATDRFRSIARGLWGGRVKEEEEPTMGGEDFSFYGKVVPACFFYAGLKRDGDIDPAGLHTPRFDFNDAVIPDCVETFCRLALESV, from the coding sequence ATGTCCGACTTGCGGGCCCGCATCGCCGCCGATCACGATTACCTGTCCGATTTCCGGCGCGACCTTCACCGACACCCTGAACTCATGTACCAGGAGACCCGCACAAGCCGCCGGGTCTGCGAAGAGTTGGACAAGGCCGAGATCCAATACGTCAAGGGGCTCGCGGGCGGGACGGGGGTTCTCGCCTACCTCCCTGCGACCGAGCCAGGCGGTCAGACCGTCGCCCTTCGGGCCGACATGGACGCTCTGCCGATCCACGAAGAAACGGGTCTGGACTATGCGAGCACCGTCCCGGGCAAGATGCACGCATGCGGCCATGACGGGCATACGACCGTCCTCCTCGGTGCGGCGCGGGCTTTGAAGGACGAACCCGTCCGCCGGAACGACGTCCTTTTCCTGTTCCAACCCGCCGAAGAAGGGGGAGCCGGTGCCGACCGGATGATCTCGGACGGCGTCTTGGACGGGCGCCTCGTCGGCAAGCGCGTGGACGTCGTTTACGGCCATCATGGAAACCCTTGGATCGGTGCCGGAGACTTCTCTGTACGTAACGGGCCGATGATGGCCGCCACGGACGAATTCCGCGTGACGATCGCCGGAAAAGGGGGCCATGCCGCGATGCCGCACCGCACCGTCGATCCCGTCATGGCCCTCGTCCAAGTGGTGGGCGCCCTTCAGACGGTCGCAAGCCGCAACGTTTCGCCGCTCGACGCCATCGTCTTCAGCGTCACCGTTTTGGAAGCGGGCCACGCCCACAACGTGATCCCCGAGACCGCCGTCTTCGCCGGCACGATGAGGACGCTCCTACCGGAGACCAGGGAACTTGGGGAGCGACGGTTCGAGGAGATCGTGACCGGAGTCGCCCAAGCCATGGGTTGCACCTGCGAAATCGAATGGCGGGTCGGATATCCGGTAACGGCCAACGATCCTTGGGCCACGGACCGGTTCCGGTCGATAGCGAGAGGACTTTGGGGCGGTCGCGTCAAAGAGGAGGAGGAACCCACGATGGGAGGCGAGGACTTTTCCTTCTATGGAAAGGTCGTCCCCGCCTGCTTCTTTTATGCCGGTCTTAAGAGGGACGGTGACATCGACCCTGCCGGTCTTCATACACCGAGGTTCGACTTCAACGACGCTGTCATCCCCGACTGCGTCGAGACCTTTTGCCGCCTCGCCCTCGAGTCCGTCTGA
- a CDS encoding alpha-L-fucosidase, translating to MFARSLLLLTLAALPLLGHAQETKVQKDARMKWWREARFGMFIHWGTYSVLAGEWNGRKTYGEWIREEAHIPLTEYDKVKDRFNPVKFDAEKWVSLAKGAGMRYITITSKHHEGFALFDSKFSDYDVMGTPFKRDIMKELADACARQGVTMCWYHSIMDWHHPDYLPRRSWETGDRPAAGADMDRYCEFLHNQVTELLTRYGKIGVMWFDGEWESTWNHERGQKLYDLCRKLQPNVIVNNRVDVGRGGMGGMSDAGFAGDYGTPEQEIPATGMPGVDWETCMTMNDHWGYCREDKNYKTTRQILRMLSDIASKGGNYLLNVGPTPEGEIPAESVQRLKEIGAWMKVNGDAVYGTHASVFKSLPWGRCTVKTAPTGSTLYLHVFDWPSNGKLMVPGLGNQVVSARLMASKSKLSVSSTVDGVIVSVPKSAPDADVSVVELKVKGAPIVYNAPEILTESAVFVSSGKFKIQTGSKEIQARYTLDGSEPTAKSALYAGAVAVKSSGIVKARGFRNGKAVTPTVAQTFTKIQPLPAQLGARLGDTEPGIKVGVYPGKFESMPKFETLRPEETKKLDLVTLADDPKREFVARLYTGYINAPEDDAYKFWLLSDDGSKLWIDGQLVVDNDGLHSPLEKTGVVGLAKGFHHVRVEWFNASGGAELQLKWAQVGGAPQVVGKSSLLRKTK from the coding sequence ATGTTCGCCCGTTCGCTCCTGCTCTTGACTTTGGCCGCCCTCCCCCTCTTGGGACACGCCCAAGAGACGAAAGTCCAGAAGGACGCCCGCATGAAGTGGTGGCGCGAAGCCCGCTTCGGCATGTTCATCCATTGGGGCACCTATTCGGTCCTGGCCGGAGAGTGGAACGGCCGAAAAACCTACGGCGAGTGGATCCGCGAAGAGGCGCACATCCCGCTGACCGAGTACGACAAGGTGAAAGACCGGTTCAACCCGGTCAAGTTCGACGCGGAGAAGTGGGTGTCGCTCGCCAAAGGAGCGGGGATGCGCTACATCACGATCACGTCGAAGCACCATGAGGGCTTCGCGCTGTTCGACTCGAAGTTCAGCGACTATGACGTGATGGGCACGCCGTTCAAGCGCGACATCATGAAGGAACTGGCGGACGCTTGCGCCCGGCAAGGCGTGACGATGTGTTGGTACCACTCGATCATGGACTGGCACCATCCCGACTACCTGCCCCGGCGTTCGTGGGAGACGGGCGACAGACCCGCGGCAGGCGCCGATATGGACCGTTACTGCGAGTTCCTCCATAACCAAGTGACCGAACTCCTGACCCGCTACGGGAAGATCGGCGTGATGTGGTTCGACGGGGAGTGGGAGTCGACGTGGAACCACGAGCGCGGACAAAAGCTGTACGACCTGTGTCGCAAGCTTCAACCGAACGTGATCGTGAACAACCGCGTCGACGTCGGTCGCGGTGGCATGGGCGGGATGTCCGACGCAGGTTTCGCCGGCGACTATGGCACGCCCGAACAGGAGATCCCTGCGACAGGCATGCCTGGGGTCGACTGGGAGACCTGCATGACGATGAACGACCACTGGGGCTACTGCCGCGAGGACAAAAACTACAAGACGACCCGGCAGATCCTCCGCATGCTGAGCGACATCGCTTCGAAAGGCGGCAACTATCTTCTCAACGTCGGGCCGACTCCCGAAGGCGAGATCCCCGCTGAATCGGTTCAACGCCTCAAAGAGATCGGGGCCTGGATGAAGGTCAACGGCGACGCGGTCTACGGTACGCATGCCAGCGTCTTCAAGTCGTTGCCGTGGGGGCGGTGCACGGTCAAGACCGCGCCGACGGGCTCGACGCTGTACCTCCACGTGTTCGACTGGCCCTCGAACGGAAAGCTCATGGTCCCGGGCCTCGGTAACCAAGTGGTGAGCGCCCGCCTGATGGCGTCCAAGTCCAAACTTTCGGTGTCGTCGACGGTCGACGGCGTGATCGTCTCCGTCCCGAAGTCGGCTCCGGACGCGGACGTGAGCGTCGTCGAACTCAAGGTCAAAGGCGCACCGATCGTCTACAATGCGCCGGAGATCCTGACCGAGTCTGCGGTCTTCGTCTCGTCGGGCAAATTCAAGATTCAGACCGGATCCAAGGAGATCCAGGCCCGCTACACGTTGGACGGATCGGAACCGACCGCCAAATCCGCGCTGTATGCGGGTGCGGTCGCCGTCAAGTCTTCTGGCATCGTCAAAGCCCGAGGATTCCGCAACGGAAAGGCCGTGACGCCGACCGTGGCCCAGACGTTCACGAAGATCCAGCCGTTGCCCGCACAGCTCGGAGCCCGGTTGGGCGATACCGAACCCGGCATCAAAGTCGGGGTCTATCCTGGCAAGTTCGAGTCGATGCCGAAGTTCGAGACCCTGCGTCCTGAAGAGACGAAGAAACTCGATCTGGTGACCTTGGCCGACGATCCTAAGCGCGAGTTCGTGGCCCGGCTCTATACGGGCTACATCAACGCCCCGGAAGACGACGCCTATAAGTTCTGGCTCCTGTCTGACGACGGCTCGAAACTCTGGATCGACGGTCAACTCGTCGTGGACAATGACGGCCTCCACTCTCCCCTAGAGAAAACGGGCGTCGTCGGACTGGCTAAGGGCTTCCACCATGTGCGCGTCGAGTGGTTCAACGCGTCCGGTGGAGCCGAACTGCAGCTCAAATGGGCCCAGGTCGGCGGGGCTCCGCAAGTGGTCGGAAAGTCGTCGCTCCTTCGGAAGACGAAGTAG
- a CDS encoding methylated-DNA--[protein]-cysteine S-methyltransferase, translated as MNRLPPFQTMYEAVERRDESYTGVFFVAVKSTGIFCRPGCPARTPLAKNVEFFATASAALHAGYRPCKRCRPMDAGGKSPDWATKLFEVVDEEPSRRLTNADLKGLGFDPDRARRYFLKNYGMTFQAYSRSRRMGQALKRVREGQDVVTAGMDAGYGSDSGFREAFENIIGTTPSRNGSARTLDCRWLETPLGPMLACSDDEGLCLLEFVDRRMLATQLETLRRRFTATLVPGSSPVLEQTARELDEYFEGRRTEFDVPIVLKGSPFQERVWRELLKVGYGRTCSYQDIAARIENTGAVRAVGKANGDNRIAIIVPCHRVIAANGALQGYGGGKWRKQRLLELESGQTRLV; from the coding sequence ATGAACCGTTTGCCGCCCTTCCAGACCATGTACGAAGCGGTCGAGCGCCGCGACGAGTCGTACACGGGCGTGTTCTTCGTGGCCGTCAAGTCCACCGGGATCTTTTGCCGGCCAGGTTGTCCGGCGCGGACCCCGCTCGCAAAAAACGTCGAGTTCTTCGCCACGGCGTCAGCCGCCCTGCATGCCGGTTACAGGCCGTGCAAGCGGTGCCGGCCCATGGACGCCGGAGGCAAGTCTCCCGACTGGGCGACGAAGCTTTTCGAGGTCGTCGACGAAGAACCGTCACGGCGTCTGACCAACGCCGACCTCAAGGGTCTCGGTTTCGACCCCGACCGGGCCCGCCGTTACTTCTTGAAGAACTACGGGATGACGTTCCAGGCGTACAGCCGTTCGCGCAGAATGGGGCAGGCCTTGAAGCGCGTGCGAGAAGGCCAAGACGTGGTGACGGCAGGAATGGACGCAGGATACGGTTCGGACAGTGGGTTCCGTGAGGCGTTCGAGAACATCATCGGGACTACGCCGAGCCGCAACGGTTCGGCAAGGACGCTCGATTGCCGATGGTTGGAGACGCCGCTCGGCCCGATGCTGGCCTGTTCGGACGACGAGGGGCTCTGCCTGCTCGAGTTCGTCGACCGACGGATGCTCGCCACACAGCTCGAGACGCTCCGGCGGAGGTTCACGGCCACCCTGGTGCCCGGAAGCTCGCCTGTGCTCGAACAGACGGCCCGCGAGTTGGACGAGTACTTCGAGGGCAGGCGGACGGAGTTCGACGTGCCGATCGTCCTCAAAGGATCCCCCTTCCAAGAACGGGTCTGGAGGGAACTCTTGAAAGTCGGTTACGGCCGGACGTGTTCGTACCAGGACATTGCGGCCCGAATCGAGAACACCGGTGCCGTCCGAGCGGTCGGGAAAGCCAACGGCGACAACCGCATCGCGATCATCGTTCCGTGCCACCGCGTGATCGCGGCCAACGGCGCGCTCCAGGGTTACGGGGGAGGCAAGTGGCGCAAACAGCGGCTTCTGGAACTCGAGTCGGGCCAAACGCGCCTGGTCTGA